A region of Salvia splendens isolate huo1 chromosome 17, SspV2, whole genome shotgun sequence DNA encodes the following proteins:
- the LOC121773335 gene encoding ubiquitin carboxyl-terminal hydrolase 3-like — MGAAGSKLEKALGDQFPEGERYFGLENFGNTCYCNSVLQALYFCVPFREQLIEYYSNYKNPAGAEENLLTCLADLFLQISSQKRKTGVLAPKRFVQRLKKQNEIFRSYMHQDAHEFLNYLLNELVDILEKEARAAKSDQEISLKVANGPTTISSNGLIKEPVVTWVHKNFQGILTNETRCLRCETVTARDETFLDLSLDIEQNSSITSCLKNFSSTETLNAEDKFFCDKCCSLQEAQKRMKIKRPPQILVIHLKRFKYIEQLGRYKKLSYRVVFPLELKLNNTVEDADAEYSLFAVVVHVGSGPNHGHYVSLVKSHNHWLFFDDENVEMIDESAVQTFFGSAQEYSSNTDHGYILFYERLDAGRSNTS; from the exons ATGGGTGCGGCGGGTTCGAAGCTGGAGAAGGCATTAGGGGACCAATTTCCGGAAGGCGAGCGTTATTTCGGTCTCGAGAACTTCGGCAACACTTGCTACTGTAACAGCGTGCTTCAG GCTCTTTATTTTTGTGTTCCGTTTCGTGAGCAGTTAATAGAATATTATTCCAATTACAAGAATCCTGCTGGTGCTGAAGAAAATCTTCTGACATGCTTAGCAGACTTGTTTTTGCAg ATAAGCTCACAAAAGAGAAAAACTGGTGTTCTTGCTCCAAAGCGTTTTGTACAGCGACTGAAGaaacaaaatgaaatttttCGCAGTTATATGCACCAG GATGCCCATGAATTCTTGAACTATTTGCTAAATGAACTGGTTGACATACTGGAGAAAGAGGCGCGAGCTGCCAAGAGTGATCAAGAAATTTCTCTAAAAGTTGCCAATGGACCAACAACTATATCATCAAATGGTCTCATAAAGGAACCAGTTGTTACCTGGGTGCACAAGAATTTTCAG GGTATATTGACAAATGAAACAAGGTGTTTGCGTTGTGAGACAGTAACAGCAAGGGATGAAACATTTCTTGACTTGAGTCTTGATATAGAACAGAACAGTTCAATTACAAGTTGTTTAAAAAATTTTAGCTCCACTGAAACCCTGAATGCCGAGGACAAATTTTTTTGTGACAAATGTTGCAG CCTACAAGAAGCTCAAAAGAGAATGAAGATCAAAAGGCCACCTCAAATATTGGTGATACACTTGAAAAGATTCAAGTACATCGAACAGCTGGGGCGGTACAAGAAGTTGTCATACCGTGTTGTCTTCCCACTTGAGCTAAAGCTCAACAATACGGTCGAGGATGCAGATGCTGAGTACTCTTTATTCGCTGTAGTTGTCCATGTAGGAAGTGGGCCCAACCATGGACACTATGTCAGCCTTGTGAAAAGTCATAACCATTGGTTATTCTTTGATGACGAAAATGTAGAGATGATAGACGAATCCGCAGTGCAGACGTTTTTCGGATCAGCACAAGAGTATTCTAGTAATACAGATCATGGATACATCTTATTTTATGAAAGACTTGACGCTGGCAGAAGCAACACAAGCTGA
- the LOC121775603 gene encoding 50S ribosomal protein L29, chloroplastic-like, translating into MATLSVSSLIFPAKSNCAKPLSSSTFHGVRIAHLCPTHRAVVSWSRAASPSYSSVVMMAKKEEELKEVREKSTEQINEEIVDLKGELFMLRLQRSARNEFKSSEFRRMRKRIARMLTVKRERELEEGINKRLSRKLDKKWRQSIVPRPPPSLKKLQEEEAAEEAKESSA; encoded by the exons ATGGCGACTCTCTCAGTTTCGAGCTTGATTTTCCCGGCCAAATCAAACTGCGCCAAACCGCTCTCCTCATCTACATTCCACGGTGTTCGTATCGCGCACCTATGCCCTACTCACCGCGCCGTCGTGTCGTGGAGCCGCGCCGCTTCGCCATCCTATTCGTCGGTGGTTATGATGGCGAAGAAAGAGGAGGAGCTGAAGGAGGTTAGGGAGAAGTCTACCGAACAGATTAATGAAGAGATTGTCGACCTTAAAGGGGAGCTTTTCATGCTCCGCCTCCAGCGATCGGCAAGGAATGAGTTCAAATCTAGCGAGTTTCGCCGAATGCGGAAAAgg ATAGCCCGAATGCTCACGGtcaagagggagagggagttgGAGGAAGGAATCAACAAGAGGCTGTCAAGAAAGCTCGACAAGAAATGGAGGCAAAGCATCGTTCCTAGGCCACCTCCATCTCTGAAGAAATTACAAGAAGAGGAGGCAGCAGAAGAAGCTAAGGAGTCATCAGCATGA